Below is a window of Ischnura elegans chromosome 1, ioIscEleg1.1, whole genome shotgun sequence DNA.
ACCTTCCTAAAATGAAaaccaaaattttgttttttccacaatttgatgaaaaatcaaaaaagtagCAACGATCACAATTTCTTCTCTGGTAGCAGGAATGTTTGCCAGCCAATATTATTAGTAGTCAATAACAGTAGTACAATTTAATATCAATAGCTTAACCTCGGAGGATCCATAAAATatagaggatatttatttttgtgagattatcatgtatgtatgtactatGCACCTCTGAAATGATCAGAGGAATTTGGACTGGATGCTCTGTATTGAAGAAGTTTTGTCACCATCAAAACAGCCCATATGCACACACAGTCTGTAATGGAATAGGTGAATGAAGTAAGCTTAACATGTCAGACTTTACACACACCCTGAGGCTGCATTGTGATCTTAAGGTGAAACTCCAAACGTGAGTGTCTTAAGCTGACCTTTTTGCAAAAGCAATTGGATTCTCGCTGCTCAACGTGCTGCAACCACAGTGCTGTGATTAATAATGTGTCAAATAGTGTGACAAAAATGCACAGcactttttgatattttcattatgttGTGCTGTTGCTTTGTTTTTGTTCCACAGTATTAGTCTGCCCACTCAGTCCAACATATGCATAatataaaaactgataaaaacaCAGTCACAGTCCCTATTGCCGTTCTTGTCTCTAGATCTCTCGCTCAGCTCTTAACTCACAGTTTGACTTGAATAGGTGAGGGTCCAGATTATGCCTCTGACATGCGAATATCACACGCAATCATATGAAGGggccagttcatttccctgggacaactttgaggatttttttggcTTACCCTAGAATTGAACATGGGGTACATCAGTGAACAGTAGGATAAGAATGAGAAATTATGCATTAACAATAAACAATTGGCGTGAACTTAGTTATGGATGGAGGTACACTTGGAAGAATGCAGGGGATAAAGGTGAAAATCAGATTATATCATGGTGAGAAAgaggtttagaaaaaaaatgtgcaaCTTTCTCGCTGTGGGATGGAATCAGACCATACCTTACGGCTTTTgagtattaatttaatatttaaaagacCAAAGCAAATCTGAATGTTCAACAAGTGAGTAGAATCTCAGAAGTGGACAAAGAGAAGGGAGTATCAGGAATAAACATTGAGAATAATGTGCAAGTCAGGGGACATGCAAACCACAGAAGAAAGCCAGGAGACGATGAAAAACAAGAATACATAGTCAAATTGGCAGAGAAAGCAATTTGATATGTGGAGAGCATAAGGATTGTTTACCACCAAAGAAATTATTAGTTAAATGGAGGAAAAAGCAAGTGGAAGAATGTAGGCACAGGGAAAGGAAATAAGATGGATGGGAACGACATATAAGAAGATATTCACCATGCTCTTTAGCATATTTTTGATGCTTTCTTATGTTAGTACACGGCATTCAAATTTCAGCGCACCAATGTCACGAACTGTGATTTCACCAAGACAAACAGAGTCTTTCATAGGAGTCTATTGTAGATAAGGATGATGGGCAAGAATCTATAGCCACATTAAGACATACCAGTTCTAGTAAGATAATGGATGTTAAATAATTCTTGGATGGGTGACTGAACGATTGAACTGAACCGTTATCCTCTTGTCCCTCGTCAACAAATGAAAGGGAAGTAAAGCGTTGGGTTGGCACTAGCGACCAACAAAGGTGCCATGCTGCCTTATGAAGGTCCCGTATGAAATCTGACAATCTTCTTCAGGATGATAGCAGTTCCGCAGTCCACAATGGGGTATGCATATCAGACGACCCACGCCACCCTGCTGCTGCTGGCCGTCCCGCCAATGACGCTCACTCCCCCTCCCCCATTGACACCGCCGTGGGTGAGTCCCGTGGTGAGTCCCGTGGTGGCCGTCGTGGCGCCACCGAAACCTCCGATTCCTCCCGTCATGGCACCCCCACCGGTGGCGGTGGTCGGTGCCATGGCCCCGTGTCAGTCGACGCACGAGTCAGGATCCCCAAAGCACCTGATGTGCAGCGCAGCAAAGGCTGAGCTGAGGATGGTCATGGCAAGGACCAGCTGTACGCCGGCGACAGTGGCCAGAGTGGTCGTCCTGGGAAACATCATGGGTTGACTTttgagagagagaaggagagatgGGCCACGTGCATTCTTTTATTCATTCTCGATCGAAGAGGGTCATAAATTGGCACTTTTGCCATTTCCTCATTCTTTCTGCATCGATTTAACCATGGGACATTATAAATTTAGCTCTTAGAGTACCGGGGAGTGGTATCGcactcctatctctcgcgaaaagcgCCAGGAGCGCTATCTCGCTCCTCATGCAACGTGATaattagatgctgataattaacgaatcatacaattgtcaatattcatttaattttaacattaactatttcctacaaattataaaaattaacttatattagcaaaaattcgtcaaataatataataaaaaggggaaaccacatataataaagatttcctaaagattttgaacatataccttaaCTTGTTTTAGAGACCTAATTCTTTCCCCTAAAcaactgcaaaatcagcaaaaatgcctcgacacttttggcatagtacccAGAAAATCTGTTGGGACTCAAAGAGTTAAATTCAGTGCCATAATTTTGagtgattttattaactttagcTGCTACTCGTATTTTAACCATGAGGGGCTAGAAAGAGTCATTTTCTTGgcattgataataattttaaagctaaacttagaattaaaatatcagtaaaaattgGCAGAAATAATGATACATATCTGTAATTCATGCATTCTGCAAGATCTGATTACagcaaaatggtaaaaatataaatttggtgCGTGTCAAGATTGAATAAACGGTAACGGAATAATCATTAGCGAAAACGTATTGATAAGGATAGAAAGCATTAATCTGTGTATGCATAATATTGCTGATACAGAGTCAAcggtaaatattttaacaaataatatGCACAATAATTCTTCATATATTGACCCAAAACCCATGAGTTGTGGAAGGGGGGAGCACGGTCCTATAGAATTATGTACTAAGGTTATAATCAGCAACTTATATATGGCATCATCAGTTGTAACCAGAAAGTAAGAAccactatgaaataaaaatacagtcaacatttttttttgaTCAAAATTTAGTGGGTAGATGCCAACTACATTTCCatccaaaaaaaattgttcactTCTTAATGGTTCTACTTCTAACTTGGTTCTTActtaatacagtgaaacctgcctttagtAGAAGCTGAGTAATGTGGACACCTGTCTTATGCAGAAAATATTGTTGGCCCTGGCAGGCGCAATAGGGTTTTACATGTATTGGTGCCCTCTCTTAAAACGGAAACTGTCTAACGGGGAAATGGAATCGATTCCCAGGTTAAGTGGAATTGTAAAAAACAATTCCAAGCACAATGTTTACCGTGAGGAAATATGAATCCTAAAATGAGCCTCCCTAGAAAACAATCCAGAAAACGGAATCAGCCTAAGGCGTCGTTTGTTCacaagtacagcagactcccgattttCCGgctatccgtgttgcggattatccgtgcatgatttttgccttctttagctctcgtctcctcacccactttaaccctgccctcccctcgctggtcatatacctatcctcacaggaaaaaccctcgtcccaaatcaaggctgcccttttcccccttaaccccccccccctctccccattCCAttattccattccgtgcttaaccctCACCATAACCATaaccctttcaaccagtccttttcctttccgatagatgtcctcactgtcatatttttgtactttgtgtataaatgtatgatgcatgcaagatcagtcacctgacgatgtaaccaagttacgaaacccgggtcgtgcccataatagggtagtttccttcatcaaagaaaacaaaaggcattgatggcgattcgttacccaccattagtgtattcataatacacaaattatttggtttttgaaataccggtttagacgaatggcaagggtcaaattttatcctcatttgaaaaaggccagattggcgcccatacgattccactccacgtgacgtcacagggacctagtttctacacgagaggataggagttatgcatcgtcagaggctaccaatgcatgcatgagtcacagagctcagggaaacatgtcttaataatcacctattaaaactggctaaggtcggaaagttttcttcgcttgataaggtataaaccttttttaagccatgcgctaccagacaggaaggtactcagctacccgatagcatcctgcgtcctatcagcgctcagagcctcgatcaaggtcacctaccaggcgggagggggaaccagaaatgcgtcgtacggacctTTTCCCTTCATtgctacttacgcgtcgcgttttcgcgcgcttgaaatatttcacttttcatttgatcgcgaaaaatagatatcgtcatttaaaaatctaaaagcgtgaaatacgtactccaggagtaataatctttcgatttaggcaataaaaaaataataggaaaccaccctattaaacaacagtgaaccttacagtttttatttctttatttccagcatggagaggtttcacaaagtaaagcctgaagttattagttatattaaaCTGAgagtttgggttatccatgttttccgatcgttcgtgcCGTATCTCCCCATCATTAATTAGCCCATTTGGATCATTGGGAGTGCACCAGAATGCGATGCTGTTCTTTCATTATTTCACAATAATTTCGTCTACCTGTAGAATATAAGCCAAACCAACCTTTCAGGCGACGCATGTTATGGACGGTATATGACTTTCACACTCTTTTTTGAATcgagttaagcggaatactgtccTATCCGGAAACAAATGATGGGTCCGAGGCATTCCTCCAAAAAGAGATGTTTCACTGTAATTAGAGTCCTTAAGCCTTCCTTAATTAAGGTCCAAGGGGaatatatgtcccaaattttttaaatactctcaAAATTACATGAGAAGATTTATGGCTGCAAGAATTGGTTGTATTGAAGAAAAGGCTATTGGCTTAAggctttaaattctttttgtcaTATCCTTTCAATATTGTAGTTTTCACATTGTTGAGAATTTTCACTtcaaatgctgtttacgaagtggaaatttgattgcttataacaaatcaatgagaaggtcaattataaCAGGAGTTTCAGTTCATTCGGTGTGTGGAGTTTGTACGAAAATCTCtgcatttgtgctttaattttcaaaaaattagtgTTATTATGTCATTGGACATAAATGTCCCCATAGATCACGAGGGAGcgagaattgatattttttcacgtTCCACGcggtatctcagaaactattagagatattgGATTTCATGTgaatgtttttggaatctacCCATAAATATAAGCCTATAAAcgtatttcattataaaatctaatggctgcaatcattATGGACCTTAAAGGATATTAAGACCACATCTTAAACAACATACTTTTCCAAGATGGATGAGAAATTTGTCATTGTGATGACAGCCTAATCCAGCTCTTCTTCAAAGAATGCAACTGCCAGTGATGACTGCCATAATGTATGATTCTCACAGTCATGATTTTGGAAACTTTCACCAGGTGGCTTGTGCATCAAGTGCGAGCACAAGTGGTGCACAGACGGTGGACGTTTGGGCTACATGGTGGTTGATTGAACCACATCCAACCAAACAGCTGAATAAGGTGTTTGCATTTGGGAAGAAAGCATTTGGAGAGCTCAGGAAGCAATTTGGGGAGCTCAGAAAGAAAGCAAAGaataaagttattattaaaataagacactgcaatatttccactgagttttattactacacaatgcgtttcatcgttacaaacaacattatcaagtgtggtTTGTGTtttgttgtttgtaacgacgaaacgtattgtttaataataaaactcgatggaaatattgcaatgtctcattctaataatattaagaacttccaccatatcgtgcccaacatcatacaaaaCAGAGAATAAAACTTGCAACTTGGTAATAGAACAAAGCTCTAAATTCCTCcagttaaaaaattgaatcacaGAACAAATCTCAAAaacatttatgcaaaaaataatctaCGCAGTCATTGACGGATAGGTATTTTTCAATACACTGAATCTGACCTCAGTGAATATCTAAGTACATACTTTACCATAAAAATTGGAGCAAAATCCTCCTgatctaaaatataaattcaagtattggtataaaatttttaacaagaaGGGAATATCTTAATCATCATGCTGATATCACTTTtgacagtaaataaaaattatattataaatgataattatgataatatGAAACTATAGCCATCTGCTATGACAATGTCCCACAAGTAAGAAAACACGTCATAGACATCTCAGCTAACTTTTCTTGAAGCCCATGGAGGTTGAAGATTTACCCACTGGGTACCCGCTGTCTTTCAGCAAGAAAATCAGTCCTCATGAGtgatcatcattattattattattaactggttacaagtaggccattgacctggtggtaacatgtacatatgatgcaaaaacaatagaaagcaCTATAAGAAGCCCttagtccctacttcttcaacagctttttaaaaatatctaaatttttcgggaagggctgaaatagttttgctggtaggtcgttccagtcccttatggtcctattcaagaaggagaactgcttggTTGGAGAATGACACAAAGGACCAGAAGGTCTGAGAGCTTTAGTAGAACAGCTACCCCACCTTATTCTTGATAATAATctaattacattttcatttacgTTCTTGCAAAAATTATACAGTCATGGTTTATGATCATAACAGGAGTTGAATTGTTTGACCGCTCAAGAGTGCTAACTATATGCTAAGGCTGTAGAATGTCAGGAAGTGGTCAGGGGAAGCCaatggcggctcgtgagtcaaatgctggggggggcacactccacccgggggtcaaaatttattaatattttgtgtattttagtgagtttttaaggcaatctggAGACCATCATGACTCACTAAAAGACTAAAAATCTCTGGGTCGATTaaatcaactacaactaggcctatttgcattaaaacaatttacacataataaggcaactggtcaccaaaacaaggtgcaacactgcaacaccaagattatacggctgCCGGCGTGCCGGCtttgtcaactcactagatacgttgctctgcgcatgctcgggcgacGTCCCAAGATTTTCCATAAGGCACATTCTTAGACGTGTCATAGCACAAGCAGCCCCCACCTCTACCACtattcatataactgcatgttaatatggattgggacgctctggccagcgccccgcggctacaaatgtgAACTTCTCGTGCTATTTTCTGTGTTTTCcatacattttcgatgtatgcgattgaaaaaaatacttttgttaattagttgtataattataattgaatgggtatttaattatttttcgttttcaaatctttggggAGGGTGGCGACCGAGAGTCCCTATGAGCAAGCCGCCACTTGGGGAAGCAACACTCCCATAATGTTTGCGAGGCACGGTTCGAAGAGATCACCCTCAAAGAATCAACACTAAATTTATTTCTGATCACAGTTCTATCAACTACCAATTCATGCACTAGAAAGAGTGAGTAGGATATCGTATCTTTACCTCTGAGGCCTCATCCATGGGGCATCGTCGAGTTCGATTTCCGGTGGTGCTTTCACCAGTGCAATGACTCCTTTGACGAGGAGGGTGCAGCAAAGACCAGCCGCCAGGGCCCACAGGAGAGTGGCCAGGTGTCCTGCTGAGTAGAGGAGCCTGCGATAGTGCCTCCATCTGGGCCCAGGGCTCGTCGCAGTCATCAGGCGACTGATCAAAGCCGAGGGGCGAGTCGTCCTCAATTCTGGCTCGGGAGCATCGGACGGAGATGGAGCCGAGCAGTTGGTGCGACGAGGAGGCGATGGAGGCCGATATCCCCCGAAGCCACGACTACCATGAATACTGGCAGCTGATAGGATGACGGGTGAATAAAGATGAAACACAGGGTGGTATCAATCAATAAAGAAAATGCGACCATCATTGGTTATCAATTTTCTTAGATTGCAGATTTCAGCATATTTTAGTGTATGTCCTCTCTAATTGGTGACATTTGTTTATAATGCCTGTGTCCCTATGTATCTTCAATTTTCAATACATGACCCACATCAATCTGCCAGTGAGGCTTCAAGATGTTAATAGAGTATGATTTTTCTTCACAGTATTAATATCTACTAACATTATTTGATACCATTCATACCAACTGATTCTGCTGTCAATGATGATCAGCAATAAAAATACTTGAGCATTTTCTTTAAGATCCTCCAAAAATCAAGACCTCTTAGCATAGAATGGAgacagatattttattaattcaagggCATTCAATGTGTTAACATTTtcaatagattaaaattttaaagagatAAATAATACTTgatcataaaaaatcattaacatCTTACATGGATTCATTGGAACTTATCGAATTTCTTTCTCAAAGTGCATAATATCAAAGAGCAAATTTTCATCAGTTCTAATTGCAAAGGCTTCATGCTGGAGGATAAGGAAAAATGTATCACAAGCAAAACTTTCACAAAACATCCTAAAAGTTAGGCAATCAATAAATTGTGTTTACCAGCAGCGAGGACGGTTGCAGCTCCTGCAGGAACGCCAAAGCCCAAGTTCATTCGCCCCCTCTCCTCGATGAGACCCACCGTGCCCATCACCATCGCGGAAATACCACACACAATCTGCAAATGGGAGGAATCAATGAATGCGACGAAAAACTTTGAACGAAGCCACGTACACTGGTGCTAAACTGCACATGCACATCAACGGAAACCTTAAACTAAATCGTGTAAGCGGTAGCTTACCTAACCGGCAGTCAATTTGAATTCCGGCTCAGTGGAATGATTTATTCATGGCCTTTATTCATATTTCGTGATAATAACAAGAAGAGTTGACaaatttaatggtaaaaatatgaaattcttcaccaaatgaatagaattttatttcaaGGAATTAAGGTGCGTAACTAAATCTTC
It encodes the following:
- the LOC124155300 gene encoding uncharacterized protein LOC124155300 isoform X1 gives rise to the protein MDEADEGLTSRRREAAATSGSSVALVAVIGGGATSAFSDFGDGPRGTYAGGPTSDAGLLRRHSQYPTDEAWANRKPYPFALILRLRVLQIVCGISAMVMGTVGLIEERGRMNLGFGVPAGAATVLAAAASIHGSRGFGGYRPPSPPRRTNCSAPSPSDAPEPELRTTRPSALISRLMTATSPGPRWRHYRRLLYSAGHLATLLWALAAGLCCTLLVKGVIALVKAPPEIELDDAPWMRPQSQPMMFPRTTTLATVAGVQLVLAMTILSSAFAALHIRCFGDPDSCVD
- the LOC124155300 gene encoding uncharacterized protein LOC124155300 isoform X2; protein product: MDEADEGLTSRRREAAATSGSSVALVAVIGGGATSAFSDFGDGPRGTYAGGPTSDAGLLRRHSQYPTDEAWANRKPYPFALILRLRVLQIVCGISAMVMGTVGLIEERGRMNLGFGVPAGAATVLAAAASIHGSRGFGGYRPPSPPRRTNCSAPSPSDAPEPELRTTRPSALISRLMTATSPGPRWRHYRRLLYSAGHLATLLWALAAGLCCTLLVKGVIALVKAPPEIELDDAPWMRPQRTTTLATVAGVQLVLAMTILSSAFAALHIRCFGDPDSCVD